The following are encoded together in the Salmonella enterica subsp. enterica serovar Choleraesuis genome:
- the menD gene encoding 2-succinyl-5-enolpyruvyl-6-hydroxy-3-cyclohexene-1-carboxylate synthase: protein MSISTFNRRWATVILEALTRHGVRHVCIAPGSRSTPLTLGAAANRSFICHTHFDERGLGHLALGLAKARREPVAIIVTSGTAVANLYPAIIEAGLTGEKLVVLTADRPPELIDCGANQAIRQQNIFASHPSETLSLPRPTRDIPARWLVSTIDSAMAQLSGGALHINCPFAEPLYGEMDDSALDWQQALGDWWQSAKTWLHYPNERGVDKQPDWFFWRQKRGVIIAGRMSAEAGARLAAWADMLGWPLIGDVLSQTGQPLPCADLWLSHPQAMAALEQAQIVVQFGSSLTGKRLLQWQNNARPESWWLIDELPGQLDPAWHRGRRLVADIVSWLELHPAEKRTPWAPELNTLATAARRAVRARCEPWGEAQVASRLPELLPDQGQLFIGNSLAVRLVDAFAQLPAGYPVYSNRGASGIDGLISTAAGVQRATARPTLAMVGDLSALYDLNSLALLRRVSAPLVLIIINNNGGQIFSLLPTPASEREQFYLMPQDVEFSAAAQMFGLGYARPADWDSLKTAVTDAFRQQGATIIELTVAPDEGAQTLQRLVAEVSHL, encoded by the coding sequence ATGTCGATAAGCACTTTTAACCGCCGCTGGGCAACCGTCATTCTCGAAGCGCTGACGCGTCACGGAGTACGGCATGTCTGTATCGCGCCCGGCTCGCGCTCCACTCCACTGACCCTGGGCGCTGCCGCTAATCGTAGCTTTATCTGCCATACGCATTTTGACGAGCGCGGGTTAGGGCATCTTGCCCTAGGCCTGGCTAAGGCTCGCCGCGAGCCGGTGGCGATTATTGTCACTTCTGGCACCGCCGTAGCCAATCTTTATCCGGCGATTATCGAAGCCGGGCTGACCGGCGAAAAGCTGGTGGTACTCACCGCCGACCGTCCTCCAGAGCTTATCGACTGCGGCGCAAACCAGGCGATTCGCCAGCAAAATATATTTGCCTCCCATCCGTCCGAGACTCTCTCTTTACCGCGTCCAACCCGCGATATTCCGGCCCGCTGGCTGGTTTCTACAATTGACAGTGCAATGGCACAGTTAAGCGGCGGCGCGCTGCATATTAACTGCCCGTTTGCCGAACCGTTGTATGGCGAGATGGATGATAGCGCGCTCGACTGGCAGCAGGCTTTGGGCGACTGGTGGCAAAGCGCGAAAACCTGGCTGCATTACCCTAATGAGCGGGGAGTGGATAAACAGCCGGATTGGTTCTTCTGGCGACAAAAACGCGGCGTCATTATTGCCGGACGTATGTCGGCTGAGGCAGGAGCCAGGCTAGCGGCATGGGCGGATATGCTTGGCTGGCCGCTGATTGGCGATGTTTTGTCGCAGACCGGGCAGCCGCTGCCTTGCGCTGATTTATGGCTCAGCCATCCGCAGGCAATGGCCGCGCTGGAGCAGGCACAGATTGTGGTGCAGTTTGGTTCCAGCCTTACCGGTAAGCGCCTATTGCAGTGGCAGAACAATGCCCGTCCGGAAAGCTGGTGGCTGATTGATGAGCTTCCAGGCCAGCTCGATCCGGCCTGGCATCGAGGTCGTCGGCTGGTGGCAGATATTGTCAGCTGGCTGGAGCTGCATCCGGCGGAAAAACGTACGCCGTGGGCGCCTGAATTAAATACTCTGGCTACCGCTGCCCGCCGGGCCGTACGAGCACGTTGTGAACCCTGGGGCGAGGCCCAGGTTGCCAGCCGTTTGCCGGAATTACTGCCGGATCAGGGGCAGTTATTTATTGGCAATAGCCTTGCTGTTCGCCTGGTGGACGCGTTTGCCCAGCTACCGGCCGGATATCCGGTTTACAGCAATCGCGGTGCCAGCGGTATCGATGGCTTGATAAGCACCGCAGCCGGTGTACAGCGCGCCACCGCCCGGCCGACCCTGGCGATGGTGGGCGATCTTTCCGCGCTTTACGATTTAAATAGCCTGGCGTTATTGCGACGGGTTTCCGCACCATTGGTGCTGATTATTATTAATAATAACGGCGGGCAGATATTCTCTCTGCTACCGACGCCTGCCAGCGAGCGCGAGCAGTTCTATCTGATGCCGCAGGACGTGGAGTTCAGCGCGGCGGCGCAGATGTTTGGACTGGGCTATGCCCGTCCAGCTGACTGGGATAGCCTTAAAACTGCCGTTACGGATGCCTTCAGGCAGCAGGGCGCAACCATTATTGAGCTGACCGTTGCGCCTGATGAGGGTGCGCAGACGCTGCAGCGCCTGGTTGCCGAGGTTAGCCACCTGTGA